A genomic segment from Hypanus sabinus isolate sHypSab1 chromosome 8, sHypSab1.hap1, whole genome shotgun sequence encodes:
- the LOC132398014 gene encoding cytochrome c oxidase subunit 7B, mitochondrial: MIPLTRKLLSLSGQSIRHIAARRAHQKAGPDFHDKYGNAILAGGIVFCVAVWSYVSTQAGITWNLSPIGKITPKEWRSD, from the exons ATGATCCCTTTGACCAGGAAACTTCTGTCTCTGTCCG GTCAGAGCATTCGCCACATTGCAGCAAGACGAGCTCATCAGAAAGCAGGTCCTGACTTCCATGATAAATATGGAAACGCTATCCTGGCAGGAGGAATAGTATTCTGTGTTGCAGTTTGGAGTTAT GTTTCTACACAGGCTGGAATCACGTGGAACTTGTCACCCATTGGCAAGATCACTCCTAAAGAATGGAGATCAGATTAG